A window of Candidatus Cloacimonas sp. genomic DNA:
TATATCGATTCTGCCACTATGTGGAGGGGCACAAGGAACGGTTGCTGGCAGCATTAAATGATTATAAGTTCAAGGTTTCCTACGCGAAGCATTTCAGTCCGGAAGCCCAAGAACTGACGCAACGCAGGACAACCGCCTTGGAAAACATACTGGCTATCAGAAAAGAATTGAAAGCAGGCCTGATAAATAATGTAGAGTATCAGCGTAGAATAGTTCCATTGAACAAAGAAATGAAGCTACTCACGGAGGAATTGGAGATCGATCTGGATGGCATTTTTGACAAGTGCTTCAGCAGCTTCTGGAAAACCCCTGTCTGGGAACTCAACCGGGAAACGGTGCTTGCCTATCTGGAGAAGATAATCAAATCTGAGAAACCCTGAGCAGTTCTGTTTCGAGCCGGGATTGTGTCCCGGCTCTTCTTTCGGAGTAAGCTCTACCGATTCTGCCAGCGATTAACGATGTCCTCTATCAATTCGGGCTTCTTCAGTTTGCCGATCCACTCTTTGGGAATCGCCTCGTAGCCATACAGCAGGGCTGCCAAACCTCCGGTGATGGCTCCTGTGGTATCTGAATCATCACCAAGATTAACAGCTTTCAGAACCGCTTCAGGATAAGTATCCGTTGTTAGTAGGCACCAGATACTGGCTTCTAAAGTGGAAACAACATAACTTCCGGAATCGATCTCATCCTCGCTCAAACTGCCAATATCCACCTCCAGCAACCGGTGCAGGATATCAAATTCCTTTTCCGGGCAGTTTATCTGCTTCATCAAAGTATTGGTCTCCATGCGAGCCTGAGAGTAGGCATTGTTTTTGTCCAACCCGTCGACTATATACTCCGCCATTTTCAGGTAATAGAAACAGCAAATAGCGGAACGGATATGAGGATGAGTGAGGGCGGAGGCCTTGCGGACCAGATCAAACTGCTGCTGGGTAGGCATTCCTTTGATATACAATACCAGTGGCAAGATGCGCATCAGACTGCCATTGCCATTGGAGTATTCATCTGCATCACTGGCAAGATGCTCCAGCTCAGTATAATGCCCACTTTCCAGGATAGCCCTGACTCTGGCAATGCTCTCTGTAGTCTGTAGTCCCACATCAAATGCTCTATACCGGGCAGATAGGTAACCCTTATCAAGCCATGCTACGAATCTCTCTGCCTGGTTCTTTAAATCAAAACCGTTTAATAGGCTCTCTGCCAAGCATAAGGTCAGGGAAGTATCGTCCGACCAAAGTCCAGTTAGTTCTTCACTAAATGACCTGATCTGCCCATCTTCATCTTTGTATTTGCCCATTCCTACCACTGGACTCTTCCTGCGCTGGGATCTGGGTTCAAACTGGACAGGGAAGCCAAGGGCATCGCCAACGGCGACACCATTTACAATACAATAGATCAACATATTCAATATTAATTAAATGTCCATATAGTTGTAGACCCCAATCACCGAGGATCTTTATCAATATCACTCCTAATTCGTTTTCCATTTATAAAATCAACTAATTCTTTTTTGATGCTATTATCTCGTTGCTTGATGGCGTCTACAATGCCTTGAATATCGTCTTGTCGCTCAGGATGGGCTAAAGCATCAGTAACCAACATTGATTTTTGCCAGTCTTCTTTTGTCATCTTATCTTCTTTAACTTCATAGATTTCCTCAAGAAAGGAACCCATTGGTTTCGTTCTCTTCGATATATTAAAGTTCTTCTCCAGCAATGAGCAATTCCCCAATTTATTAATAATGTTTTTGGCATCTTCTTTATTTTCTAAGACACTTGGAACTAATGTATTTAAGTTTGAATCCAAATAGTTCTCCCACCATTTAGCTGATATCATATGGTCCACTTCACAACTGCGAGCATCTAAATCTTTTCTAAGCATTACAATAGAGTTGTTCCATCTTTGACTATCAAGTCTCTGCCATATCCACAGTTTAGATTTGTATAAACGAACTTTGCTTCTATCATCTACCTCAGAATCATTGATTTCTTTAATTACCCTATCAGAAATTTGCTCAAGTAGGTCTTGAGTACATTTCTCATACAAATCGATAACATCGCATAAATCATTACTGCTATGAACTTTGCTATTGCATTCTTTCAGAATGTTTGCATACGTTTGAAAATTGGAGATAAAAGACCATACTTTTGCCCAATCTGATCCAAAAAGCCATCTATCAATGAATGAATTGAACACATGATCAGCTCTTTTCAATACATCATCCTTCTCGGTTTCTTTCAATCGGGATTTTTGTGAATGATATTTCTGGTAGAATATGAGATATGATGTCATAGCAACAATCACTGAATTAAAAGAACTAAGAATTCCTCCGTAATTATGGGATATAAGCATTTCAATTGTATGTTCAAAGGACTCATCAAGACATTCCCAAGCTGCTGATAAATCTGATGCCATTTGTTTTAACAGATATCCTTTTAGCAGATCTTTATCTTTCAGGATGCTTCCGGCAAAACTGTCTGATCTAAACAAAGTAGTCCATACAAATGATAACAATCTAACGATATCATCTGTATCAACAAATTTTCTACCATCAATCAGTTTATTTACAGAG
This region includes:
- a CDS encoding ADP-ribosylglycohydrolase family protein; protein product: MLIYCIVNGVAVGDALGFPVQFEPRSQRRKSPVVGMGKYKDEDGQIRSFSEELTGLWSDDTSLTLCLAESLLNGFDLKNQAERFVAWLDKGYLSARYRAFDVGLQTTESIARVRAILESGHYTELEHLASDADEYSNGNGSLMRILPLVLYIKGMPTQQQFDLVRKASALTHPHIRSAICCFYYLKMAEYIVDGLDKNNAYSQARMETNTLMKQINCPEKEFDILHRLLEVDIGSLSEDEIDSGSYVVSTLEASIWCLLTTDTYPEAVLKAVNLGDDSDTTGAITGGLAALLYGYEAIPKEWIGKLKKPELIEDIVNRWQNR
- a CDS encoding DUF262 domain-containing protein, yielding MNIQYEWRPKPFFDIIRDCKENAIILVPDIQRPFVWTPDKVILLMDSIFRGWPFGSVLMWEVGSSDFHENRGIPYRTFWRDVDRVNGADTGFLEKNDEKKYMVLDGQQRIQSLLLALGEFGSGFKMFDHDWAAVLPEPRKIRTSTRWSRASLFFDSAAFLSEYKIRERVKDIEVKNVLAWVIIDKERDAPNHEKYESPLPYLQKNDRGYIRFSEIWNMVSPRQSEDYYQEKIKSDFCNKMSKEMLDEVTKPLSAFMRDIDSVKYYYKIQTQEISAFNEDQCNRDEYDDAIVQIFTRLNSAGRILTREEITLAWLKVGWDKAGAKIDELKASVNKLIDGRKFVDTDDIVRLLSFVWTTLFRSDSFAGSILKDKDLLKGYLLKQMASDLSAAWECLDESFEHTIEMLISHNYGGILSSFNSVIVAMTSYLIFYQKYHSQKSRLKETEKDDVLKRADHVFNSFIDRWLFGSDWAKVWSFISNFQTYANILKECNSKVHSSNDLCDVIDLYEKCTQDLLEQISDRVIKEINDSEVDDRSKVRLYKSKLWIWQRLDSQRWNNSIVMLRKDLDARSCEVDHMISAKWWENYLDSNLNTLVPSVLENKEDAKNIINKLGNCSLLEKNFNISKRTKPMGSFLEEIYEVKEDKMTKEDWQKSMLVTDALAHPERQDDIQGIVDAIKQRDNSIKKELVDFINGKRIRSDIDKDPR